GTCCTCCTCCGACCGGTGCCACAACCTCGACGCGGCCTccgaccggcgccgccgcaactCATCCTTCTTCGACCGGCGCCACAGCCTCGATGGGGCTACCAGACGCCATCGCGGGCGTGTTGCCGCCAGACCCGTACGAGTAGCTGGAGGTGGCGCGCAAGATCACGGCTGTGGCCGTGGCGGCCCGGGCCTTGCGCCTCGAGCTCGAGGTTGCGTGCCTCCGCTAGAGGCTGGACGACAGGGACCCTGCCGCCACCGAGCTCGACGGGAGAGCAGGACTCGaacccctccgccgcccccgccccgccgccttcGTCGGGCCCCGCCGCCCCTCTTCTCCGCGgcccctcttctccctcccacatctcctccgtcgaccatcccGCGGTGGGGGTCGGGCTCCACGTCGCCGGCGACCGCAAGCGCCGCATCTCGCCGTCCAGCGCCTCCCGCACGGCCTCCGACGCCTTCAGTTGCTCGCCCTCCGCCGAccctgcctcctccgcccggccccgTCGGCGTGCCACGCCGCCTCCGCAAGCCCCGCCTCCTTGCGCTagatccgcctcgcccgctccGGAGGTCAAATGTGACGGTAGCCGGCAGCCACCCGAGCTCCGTCGGCACCCCATCGGAGAGGTGCTTCCCAAACAGGTGGGCAGCAGGAGCGACAGGCGGAGCGAGGAAGAAGGCAGAGATGGCGCGTGGGTGGAGCGCGCGGAAGGCGAGTGGGGGGAAAGGAAGCACTGGGAGGGGCAGTGCGCCGGCCAGggaagaggaaaaaggagggGCACTTGGATCATTTGCCACCAaatatgctaaactttagcatactATCCAAAAACCTCAAGATGGTAAAGTTTaacactccatttgagggtgttaaactttaacaccttgttaaactttaacacccctttccaaacaggacctaatgTCAGTCTAACTTTTAAAACTGTGCGATGCCAGCCTTGCGGAAATGAACAGAGTAAGTGTGTGTGAATAACATTAATTTACCAAAACTGACATTATTTCAGCCCAAGGTGAACACATGTAGATGCTAAGTTGTTTTCCTGAGTCCATCAACTCCAAGTCATCTGGATGCCAATGCCGCGGACGTGTTTATCAGACACTGTGGTTGTAAATTCTTTATTCAACGAAACCTCCAGTTTCTTGCTAGTTGGAGTTTTTATGTTGTCCTCCTCATACTACTGCTGTCCATATGGATAGAAAAACAACTAGGATGCGATTTTGTCAGCCTTTAATCTGATAGGCGCGTGGAACGCAGGAAGTAGCTTTTCGTATTGGTGGGCGACATTGCAATAAGCACTAAGTCAATTTATCGATTATGACGTTGACATTGCAGCACTGAAGTGCGTAAAGATCACGGCTGTGGTTGGCATGCAGCTCCTGGAAGAAAGGTGTGCGTGCAGCGTGCAGGCGGGGTGTGTATAACTGTATATGCACCTGTGCTGACAGAGTGACAGTGCAGGTGTTTTTGGAAGTGCGATCCTAACAGTAGGTTGGCACTGATGATTGATGTGAAGGATGAATGTAATGGGATCCCATCCCATTACATACAAGAATTGTGATTGTACTCGTTGACCGTTGTTTGGTTGGGCCATTTCACGGGATGATCCGATTAGAGTGTCTGTCCAATGTTGTGCTGGGATTCGGTCGGCAATGACCGAATTTCGGTGAGGATCAAAATGAAAATCGAATTGGTAAAAAAATCTatcaaatttgatttttttttatcattattaaGTTCTATACCAACCCATGTACTCTCCTTATTTGTGCTTCTCTCACTTTGTAACGGCTAAGGAACGCAGAAACAGTGTGGTTTCAGCATCTTCGTCCTTAGCTCCTcacccatttttttttctctcgttCTCCCCCATCAGGCCACCATATTCTTATTCTCTAAGAGTGCTCAATTCCTTAATTTACATCAAATTCTAGCCAATTTCGTTTTAAAAATGAATTCATTGACCGGTTAGCAACTCATTTACCATTTCGGTGGCAACTGAAGTATTTCGAATTCCAGAACACTTCTGATTCCACTGATTTCTGTTTGTTTCGCCTTCAATGGGAGGGTAACCAAAGCTGGGCCTTCAGTGAGGCGAGTACGTTCGATTTGGGGTGGTAAGCGATTGCGCTGCGGGAAGGATCTGGAAGGAAAAGAACAGGAAAATTCCCATCCCTTTCGTGGTGCTCTAATCGAGTCTGACGAGAGCCAGGTCCAGCCCATCCATTTCTGAATCGAGCTCCtccacaaaaaaaatcaaaatcacCTGGGCCAAAATCTACCTCGGTGCTGGTCAAATTCAGCCTGGTCATCGAGTTCGGCAAGGCCCAGCGAGCTCTTCGCCCCGATTGTCATCGAGTTCAACAAACAAGTTCCGTCAGACGATCAAATTGAAAAACCTTGGTCCTCGAGTTCGGCAAGGCTCAGCGAATTAACCTTGTGCTCCGCTTCTCTGCTGCAAGGTCCCCtgccctcctcttcttccttgccGCTCATGCTTGCAGGAATCAATGGTGGTATGCCGAGGTGCCGAAGGGAAAagcctctgctcttcttccttccgCCTCCTCCGGTGCTGATCTCTGttcaaccaaacaaagaatGGAATCATAGCTTCCGTTACCCATACAGCTCTGGATCCATTCCCAATGTAATGGCTTCTATTGATTTGATGCACCGTAAAACTCCTTCTCAATGTCGAAGGTTCCACGACCTTTAACGTAGTACAGGTGGTAGCTATGCCTGCTAGCTGGGTTGCCCTTCAACAAGCATTAGCTAGCGTCAATTTAACCTTTATCCTGCACAAGAAATGGATTTGCATTGTAGATCTGATGCAGCATCTAATGCACTAAGACATTGTTTGTCTACATATCTAAGAAACATGGCAAGTGCATTAACAGCTTAACATGCAAGCCTGTCGCGAGCACAAAAAGCTTAACATGCAAGCACAAGTCCTTGATCGACCAGATAGAAATGGTCATTGCCGAAGCACAAATGAGCCACCACTCTTGTGAAATGGGTTCATCATTCATATGGTAAGAAGCGACAAGTTCTGATTAATGAGTGGTAGGCACAGGACTAGAGGAAGCGTGTGTTTCAAAGAAGCCAGAAGTTTATCAATGCATAAATATATATGTGTATCAGAATACAGGACTGATTATATAATTGGATAAACAATATTATGCAACGAACAGTGTTAAATGACACACTCAAAACAAATAAAAACGACAACATGGTGAACCAATCATTCTAGAAGAAATAGCGCATCTCCTGCTTTGCTTTGCTATGAGCTCTAATATATTTAAACAAGCGAGTTCTGCTCCACATCATTGGGTCGCTGGCCACTCCTTCCTTATCTCAAAGTAGTAACTCATCTCCAAGTAGCACTTGCCATCGTCATCAAAAAACTGTAAGATAATGCGTTACATTAATGATTGACGAAGCAATGATCTTGAAGCATCAACGACAAAGTTGGCAAACAAATGTACCTTTAGTTTAGCAGAATAGGAACCTCTTGCAAAAATGCCAGCAGGGGTAGTCTCTTCTTCGCCCTCGTAGATGTAGGGCTCTTGCTGGGGACTGAACGTTCCCAGCATCATCTTCTGGTTCTCCACTGCAATATAGAAAGATTGTCAAGGATCAAAACCTACTCTTGTACCAGATGCTCATGTTCTCATGTTATTCTTTTGGTTGGATGCACAATTTCTTTTGTTGGTTTTCAGCAATAAGATCACGTTATAGTTATTAGACATCTTAAACTGATAGCACAGTAATGTAAATCATGCAATGCCTCCTAACCTATCAGTAAAAAGATAAAATTTCTTCAAGTGTCACTAAAGTTTCAAACTGTACAGCAACTTTAAGTAGATCATGAACTTactaaaaaaaaagtagatCATGAACTAGAGAAATTGCAAGTTGTTCTTTTCAAAAAGCAAAGAAAAGAGAAATAGAAAGTCCCCAAGGCTGTCTATTGCTCGTAAATTTTAAGTTGACATGAGATTCAAACAATCCTTTTGCGTGATCTGTATGAGTTGGTTGTTGAATTCATCATACAAATTAATCATGTTGAATTATGTACTAATAATCATACATGATGCATTAGTGGTGTCCTCACCTCTAACTCCGGTCTTCCAAACAGTGTTGGTGTACTTGAGGCCCGACACGATGTTGTTGGACACGATGAAGGAGAAACGGAAGCTGTAGGGGCTGCCATCCTTTAGTGCGAATGCATAGCCCTTCTCATCTGCCTGGAATGGGATGGGCAAGACTAGATCTGGCCGGCCTGGCGACAGAATTGTCAGGTTCAACACCTTGACCTCTGGCTCCGCAGTTTCTACACCAAAATTGTTGATGTATTTAGGAATGCACCATGATCTGACAAGGTAACATGATGAAAATGTGGTAAAGAAGAGGTTACAATTACCTCCGAGCTGCTCTGTGTCAACTTGTCCAAGGAGTTGCTCCTTCCACCTCCTGAGGCTCTCATCATCCTACACAAACAATTAAAAGATAAATTTTTCTCAAGTGGTCCAAAACAGAAAAAGATGCTAATGCATATACCTTATCGAGCTCGAGCTGTTCCTTGAGGGGGACTTGGGGGCCAAGCACAACGGCGCGCTTGTtaccatcttcatcctcttcctcctcctcatgttCGGTCCCTTcgtgcttctccttctccttctccttcttatCATCCATGGGCTAAACACGTGCTTGCACTCCTAACACAGTCGATCTGGAGGAGCTGCACACGCAATGGGACTAATACGAATGGATGAGGTAGCACTATTCAGAGATTGGGAGCAGGTGTGGTGTGCTTCGTTTTGTTTCTGTGCAGCATAGGCAGTGGGGGTTCAAAGTGGTGGAGGTgggcaggggaggggaggggaggggaggaaaTGTTCATAGTGT
This sequence is a window from Setaria italica strain Yugu1 chromosome III, Setaria_italica_v2.0, whole genome shotgun sequence. Protein-coding genes within it:
- the LOC101780650 gene encoding rho GDP-dissociation inhibitor 1, which codes for MDDKKEKEKEKHEGTEHEEEEEDEDGNKRAVVLGPQVPLKEQLELDKDDESLRRWKEQLLGQVDTEQLGETAEPEVKVLNLTILSPGRPDLVLPIPFQADEKGYAFALKDGSPYSFRFSFIVSNNIVSGLKYTNTVWKTGVRVENQKMMLGTFSPQQEPYIYEGEEETTPAGIFARGSYSAKLKFFDDDGKCYLEMSYYFEIRKEWPATQ